A single Rubrivivax gelatinosus IL144 DNA region contains:
- a CDS encoding nitroreductase family protein: MNTSLHLLLSRHSLGAKHLVEPGPDDAALDLMAEAALHAPDHGELVPYRFVVVRGAARERLGAAFADAARRAGKDEAGVAMDAERAVRPPVTVVVLARLDLGHPQVPAHEQWVAVGGALANYLNAAHALGFGGKMLSGAKVRDAGLQAAFCGPGETLVGWIALGTPARAPSTRAAKAAARDIWKDWTE; this comes from the coding sequence ATGAACACCTCGTTGCACCTGCTGCTGAGCCGCCATTCGCTCGGCGCCAAGCACCTCGTGGAGCCCGGCCCGGACGATGCCGCGCTCGATCTGATGGCCGAAGCCGCGCTGCATGCGCCGGATCACGGCGAACTCGTGCCCTACCGCTTCGTCGTCGTGCGCGGCGCCGCGCGCGAGCGCCTGGGCGCCGCCTTCGCCGACGCGGCGCGCCGCGCCGGCAAGGACGAGGCCGGCGTCGCGATGGACGCCGAGCGCGCCGTACGCCCGCCGGTGACGGTGGTCGTGCTGGCGCGGCTGGACCTGGGCCACCCGCAGGTGCCGGCGCACGAGCAGTGGGTCGCGGTCGGCGGCGCGCTGGCCAACTACCTCAACGCGGCGCATGCGCTGGGTTTCGGCGGCAAGATGCTGTCGGGCGCCAAGGTACGCGACGCCGGCCTGCAGGCCGCGTTCTGCGGCCCGGGCGAGACGCTGGTCGGCTGGATCGCGCTGGGCACGCCGGCGCGCGCGCCGTCCACGCGCGCGGCCAAGGCCGCCGCCCGCGACATCTGGAAGGACTGGACCGAATGA
- a CDS encoding methyl-accepting chemotaxis protein: MSLFRRLSIGARMAAGFAAVVALAVGMALFARAELGHASDELTLVVSDRMVKVQQLLKLKDNAQLGAQAVRNAVLLDERQASAAEKARIESMSVSNVETLQALDRSIQIGRAREMLAELNAARAPYLDTMKRVLALALENHDDEARDLLMGTLTPQQQRYFDAIDALVAFQRTLMVDGAEAVREEAARTGLLMFALAGLAALLGGLIAWGVGRSVVRPLKAAVAVAETVAEGDLRSHIDTQGSDETAQLLKALQRMNDNLADLIGNVRSGCESIAAGSSQIAGGTADLSRRTESQASSLQQTAASMEELASTVAQNAATAQQASQAAATAGSTASRGGEAVARAVSTMEEVAASSRRIADIIGTIDGIAFQTNILALNAAVEAARAGEQGRGFAVVAGEVRSLAQRCAQAAREIKSLIGASVETVDSGVRLVGEAGGTMQEVVAEVQNVARLMSQISAASAEQNQGIDQVNDAVTDLDRTTQENSALVEESAAATDSLRQQASRLVEVAGRFRLATH, encoded by the coding sequence ATGTCCCTGTTCCGCAGACTGTCCATCGGCGCCCGCATGGCCGCCGGTTTTGCCGCCGTCGTCGCGCTCGCCGTCGGCATGGCGCTGTTCGCCCGTGCCGAGCTCGGCCACGCCAGCGACGAGCTGACGCTGGTCGTCAGCGACCGGATGGTCAAGGTCCAGCAGCTGCTGAAGCTGAAGGACAACGCCCAGCTCGGCGCGCAGGCGGTGCGCAACGCGGTGCTGCTGGACGAGCGCCAAGCCTCGGCCGCCGAGAAGGCGCGCATCGAATCGATGTCGGTGAGCAACGTCGAGACGCTGCAGGCACTGGACCGCTCGATCCAGATCGGCCGCGCACGCGAGATGCTGGCGGAACTGAACGCCGCCCGCGCGCCGTATCTCGACACGATGAAGCGCGTGCTCGCGCTGGCGCTGGAGAACCACGACGACGAGGCGCGCGACCTGCTGATGGGCACGCTGACGCCGCAGCAGCAGCGCTACTTCGACGCCATCGACGCGCTCGTCGCCTTCCAGCGCACGCTGATGGTCGACGGCGCCGAGGCGGTGCGCGAGGAGGCGGCCAGGACCGGCTTGCTGATGTTCGCGCTGGCCGGCCTGGCCGCGCTGCTCGGCGGGCTGATCGCCTGGGGCGTCGGGCGCTCGGTCGTGCGGCCGCTGAAGGCGGCGGTGGCGGTGGCCGAGACCGTCGCCGAGGGCGACCTGCGCTCGCACATCGACACCCAAGGAAGCGACGAGACGGCGCAGCTGCTGAAGGCGCTGCAGCGCATGAACGACAACCTCGCCGACCTCATCGGCAACGTGCGCAGCGGCTGCGAGAGCATCGCCGCCGGTTCCAGCCAGATCGCCGGCGGCACCGCCGACCTGAGCCGGCGCACCGAGTCGCAGGCCAGCAGCCTGCAGCAGACCGCGGCGTCGATGGAGGAACTGGCCAGCACCGTGGCCCAGAACGCCGCGACGGCGCAGCAGGCCAGCCAGGCGGCGGCGACCGCCGGCAGCACCGCCAGCCGCGGCGGCGAGGCCGTGGCGCGGGCGGTCAGCACGATGGAAGAGGTGGCGGCCAGCTCGCGCCGCATCGCCGACATCATCGGCACCATCGACGGCATCGCCTTCCAGACCAACATCCTGGCGCTCAACGCCGCGGTCGAGGCCGCGCGCGCCGGCGAGCAGGGCCGCGGTTTCGCGGTCGTGGCCGGCGAGGTACGCAGCCTGGCCCAGCGCTGCGCCCAGGCCGCACGCGAGATCAAGAGCCTGATCGGCGCCAGCGTCGAGACCGTCGACTCAGGCGTGCGCCTGGTCGGCGAGGCCGGCGGCACGATGCAGGAAGTCGTCGCCGAGGTGCAGAACGTCGCCCGGCTGATGAGCCAGATCAGCGCCGCCAGCGCCGAACAGAACCAGGGCATCGACCAGGTCAACGACGCCGTCACCGACCTGGACCGCACGACGCAGGAGAACTCGGCGCTGGTCGAGGAGAGCGCCGCGGCCACCGACAGCCTGCGCCAGCAGGCCAGCCGGCTGGTCGAGGTGGCGGGACGGTTCAGGCTGGCCACCCATTGA